One genomic segment of Sminthopsis crassicaudata isolate SCR6 chromosome 4, ASM4859323v1, whole genome shotgun sequence includes these proteins:
- the STX11 gene encoding syntaxin-11 isoform X2: protein MKDRLPELLELAKQYDQQFSDGEDESDLIDENVVFETDYILESLYRDIRDIQTENHLLAVDVKRLGKQNTRFLTSMRRLSSIKRDTNSIAKDIKTRGEAIHKKLQRMKAFSERAEEKHGAHSAMARISKAQYNALTRAFQEAMHDYNQAEFNQRENCKIRIQRQLEIMGKEVSGAQIEDMCEQGKWDVFSENLLADVKGARSALNEIESRHKELVKLESRIRDVHDLFLQMALLVEEQGDTLNVVELNVEKTQSYTGEAKAHVKKAVEYKKRNPCRTFCCYCCRCLE, encoded by the coding sequence ATGAAAGACCGGCTCCCGGAGTTGCTGGAATTAGCCAAGCAGTATGACCAGCAGTTTTCTGATGGAGAGGATGAAAGTGACTTGATCGACGAGAACGTGGTCTTCGAGACAGACTACATCCTGGAATCTTTGTACAGAGACATCCGAGACATCCAGACGGAGAACCATCTGCTGGCCGTGGACGTCAAGCGCCTGGGCAAGCAGAACACTCGCTTCCTCACCTCCATGCGCCGCCTCAGCAGCATTAAGCGGGACACCAACTCCATCGCTAAGGACATCAAAACCCGGGGAGAAGCCATCCATAAGAAGCTGCAGCGCATGAAAGCTTTCAGCGAAAGAGCGGAGGAGAAGCACGGGGCCCATTCGGCCATGGCCCGAATCTCCAAGGCCCAGTACAACGCTCTCACTCGGGCTTTCCAGGAGGCCATGCACGACTACAACCAAGCCGAGTTTAACCAAAGGGAGAACTGCAAGATCCGCATTCAGCGGCAGCTGGAGATCATGGGCAAAGAGGTCTCCGGGGCTCAGATAGAAGACATGTGTGAGCAAGGCAAGTGGGACGTTTTCTCCGAGAACCTCCTGGCGGACGTGAAAGGGGCTCGGTCCGCCCTGAACGAGATTGAGAGCCGGCACAAGGAGCTCGTGAAATTGGAGAGCCGGATCCGGGACGTGCATGATCTCTTCCTCCAAATGGCTTTGCTCGTGGAAGAGCAGGGGGACACATTGAATGTCGTAGAGCTGAACGTGGAAAAGACCCAGAGTTACACAGGGGAGGCAAAAGCTCACGTGAAGAAGGCGGTAGAGTACAAGAAAAGGAATCCTTGCCGGACGTTTTGCTGCTATTGCTGTCGGTGCCTCGAGTAA
- the STX11 gene encoding syntaxin-11 isoform X1 — protein MEEEDEEEKEKERIILLQSKMKDRLPELLELAKQYDQQFSDGEDESDLIDENVVFETDYILESLYRDIRDIQTENHLLAVDVKRLGKQNTRFLTSMRRLSSIKRDTNSIAKDIKTRGEAIHKKLQRMKAFSERAEEKHGAHSAMARISKAQYNALTRAFQEAMHDYNQAEFNQRENCKIRIQRQLEIMGKEVSGAQIEDMCEQGKWDVFSENLLADVKGARSALNEIESRHKELVKLESRIRDVHDLFLQMALLVEEQGDTLNVVELNVEKTQSYTGEAKAHVKKAVEYKKRNPCRTFCCYCCRCLE, from the coding sequence GCAAGATGAAAGACCGGCTCCCGGAGTTGCTGGAATTAGCCAAGCAGTATGACCAGCAGTTTTCTGATGGAGAGGATGAAAGTGACTTGATCGACGAGAACGTGGTCTTCGAGACAGACTACATCCTGGAATCTTTGTACAGAGACATCCGAGACATCCAGACGGAGAACCATCTGCTGGCCGTGGACGTCAAGCGCCTGGGCAAGCAGAACACTCGCTTCCTCACCTCCATGCGCCGCCTCAGCAGCATTAAGCGGGACACCAACTCCATCGCTAAGGACATCAAAACCCGGGGAGAAGCCATCCATAAGAAGCTGCAGCGCATGAAAGCTTTCAGCGAAAGAGCGGAGGAGAAGCACGGGGCCCATTCGGCCATGGCCCGAATCTCCAAGGCCCAGTACAACGCTCTCACTCGGGCTTTCCAGGAGGCCATGCACGACTACAACCAAGCCGAGTTTAACCAAAGGGAGAACTGCAAGATCCGCATTCAGCGGCAGCTGGAGATCATGGGCAAAGAGGTCTCCGGGGCTCAGATAGAAGACATGTGTGAGCAAGGCAAGTGGGACGTTTTCTCCGAGAACCTCCTGGCGGACGTGAAAGGGGCTCGGTCCGCCCTGAACGAGATTGAGAGCCGGCACAAGGAGCTCGTGAAATTGGAGAGCCGGATCCGGGACGTGCATGATCTCTTCCTCCAAATGGCTTTGCTCGTGGAAGAGCAGGGGGACACATTGAATGTCGTAGAGCTGAACGTGGAAAAGACCCAGAGTTACACAGGGGAGGCAAAAGCTCACGTGAAGAAGGCGGTAGAGTACAAGAAAAGGAATCCTTGCCGGACGTTTTGCTGCTATTGCTGTCGGTGCCTCGAGTAA